A section of the Pan paniscus chromosome 7, NHGRI_mPanPan1-v2.0_pri, whole genome shotgun sequence genome encodes:
- the JRK gene encoding jerky protein homolog isoform X2, whose translation MASKPAAGKSRGEKRKRVVLTLKEKIDICTRLEKGESRKALMQEYNVGMSTLYDIRAHKAQLLRFFASSDSNKALEQRRTLHTPKLEHLDRVLYEWFLGKRSEGVPVSGPMLIEKAKDFYEQMQLTEPCVFSGGWLWRFKARHGIKKLDASSEKQSADHQAAEQFCAFFRSLAAEHGLSAEQVYNADETGLFWRCLPNPTPEGGAVPGPKQGKDRLTVLMCANATGSHRLKPLAIGKCSGPRAFKGIQHLPVAYKAQGNAWVDKEIFSDWFHHIFVPSVREHFRTIGLPEDSKAVLLLDSSRAHPQEAELVSSNVFTIFLPASVASLVQPMEQGIRRDFMRNFINPPAPLQGPHARYNMNDAIFSVACAWNAVPSHVFRRAWRKLWPSVAFAEGSSSEEEVEAECFPVKPHNKSFAHILELVKEGSSCPGQLRQRQAASWGVAGREAEGGRPPAATSPAEVVWSSEKTPKADQDGGGDPGEGEEVAWEQAAVAFDAVLCFAERQPCFSTQEVGQLRALRAVFRSQQQETVGLEDVVVTSPEELAIPKCCLEASTET comes from the exons ATGGCCTCCAAGCCGGCTGCCGGGAAGAGCAGAGGGGAGAAGCGGAAGAGGGTGGTGCTGACACTGAAGGAGAAGATTGACATCTGCACGCGCCTGGAGAAGGGTGAGAGCCGGAAGGCACTGATGCAGGAGTACAATGTGGGCATGTCCACCCTCTACGACATCAGGGCCCACAAGGCGCAGCTGCTCCGGTTCTTTGCCAGCTCGGACTCCAACAAGGCGCTGGAGCAGCGGCGCACGCTGCACACGCCCAAGCTGGAGCACCTGGACCGCGTCCTGTACGAGTGGTTCCTGGGGAAGCGCTCCGAGGGCGTCCCCGTGTCAGGCCCCATGCTCATCGAGAAGGCCAAGGACTTCTACGAGCAGATGCAGCTCACTGAGCCCTGCGTGTTCTCCGGAGGGTGGCTTTGGCGCTTTAAGGCCAGACACGGCATTAAAAAGCTAGATGCGTCCAGTGAAAAGCAGTCAGCCGACCACCAGGCCGCGGAGCAGTTCTGTGCGTTTTTCAGGAGCTTGGCTGCTGAGCACGGGCTGTCCGCCGAGCAGGTTTACAACGCTGACGAGACCGGCCTTTTCTGGCGGTGCCTGCCAAATCCCACTCCGGAAGGCGgggctgtgcctggccccaagcaGGGCAAGGACCGGCTGACCGTGCTGATGTGTGCCAACGCCACGGGCTCCCACAGGCTCAAGCCCTTGGCCATCGGGAAGTGCAGCGGTCCCAGGGCTTTCAAAGGCATCCAGCACCTGCCCGTCGCCTATAAGGCCCAGGGGAACGCCTGGGTGGACAAGGAGATTTTTTCTGATTGGTTCCATCATATCTTTGTGCCCTCGGTGAGAGAGCACTTCAGAACCATAGGTTTGCCGGAAGACAGCAAAGCCGTTCTCTTGCTGGACAGCTCCCGGGCTCACCCGCAGGAGGCCGAGCTGGTGTCCAGTAACGTTTTCACCATCTTCCTGCCTGCCAGCGTGGCCTCAttggtgcagcccatggagcaggGCATTCGGAGAGATTTCATGAGGAACTTCATTAACCCTCCGGCCCCCCTGCAGGGCCCCCACGCCCGCTACAACATGAACGATGCCATATTCAGCGTGGCCTGTGCCTGGAACGCAGTCCCTAGCCACGTCTTCAGGCGGGCCTGGAGGAAGCTGTGGCCGTCGGTTGCGTTTGCCGAAGGCTCCTCCtctgaggaggaggtggaggcagagtgCTTCCCAGTGAAGCCCCACAACAAGTCCTTTGCACACATCCTGGAGCTTGTGAAGGAAGGCTCCTCCTGCCCGGGACAGCTTCGCCAGCGCCAGGCTGCCAGCTGGGGGGTAGCGGGAAGGGAGGCAGAAGGGGGACGGCCCCCTGCTGCCACGTCGCCAGCAGAGGTTGTGTGGAGTTCAGAAAAGACTCCGAAAGCTGACCAGGACGGCGGAGGAGATCCTGGTGAGGGCGAGGAGGTGGCCTGGGAGCAGGCGGCCGTGGCCTTTGACGCAGTCCTGTGCTTTGCAGAGCGGCAGCCATGCTTCAGTACGCAGGAAGTGGGGCAGCTGCGGGCGCTGCGTGCCGTGTTCCGGAGCCAGCAGCAG GAGACTGTGGGCCTTGAGGATGTGGTAGTGACCTCACCAGAGGAGTTGGCAATTCCTAAGTGCTGCCTGGAGGCCTCTACAGAGACATAA
- the JRK gene encoding jerky protein homolog isoform X1, protein MASKPAAGKSRGEKRKRVVLTLKEKIDICTRLEKGESRKALMQEYNVGMSTLYDIRAHKAQLLRFFASSDSNKALEQRRTLHTPKLEHLDRVLYEWFLGKRSEGVPVSGPMLIEKAKDFYEQMQLTEPCVFSGGWLWRFKARHGIKKLDASSEKQSADHQAAEQFCAFFRSLAAEHGLSAEQVYNADETGLFWRCLPNPTPEGGAVPGPKQGKDRLTVLMCANATGSHRLKPLAIGKCSGPRAFKGIQHLPVAYKAQGNAWVDKEIFSDWFHHIFVPSVREHFRTIGLPEDSKAVLLLDSSRAHPQEAELVSSNVFTIFLPASVASLVQPMEQGIRRDFMRNFINPPAPLQGPHARYNMNDAIFSVACAWNAVPSHVFRRAWRKLWPSVAFAEGSSSEEEVEAECFPVKPHNKSFAHILELVKEGSSCPGQLRQRQAASWGVAGREAEGGRPPAATSPAEVVWSSEKTPKADQDGGGDPGEGEEVAWEQAAVAFDAVLCFAERQPCFSTQEVGQLRALRAVFRSQQQVRRRRGALRAVVKVEALQEGPGGCGATAQSPLPCSSTAGDN, encoded by the coding sequence ATGGCCTCCAAGCCGGCTGCCGGGAAGAGCAGAGGGGAGAAGCGGAAGAGGGTGGTGCTGACACTGAAGGAGAAGATTGACATCTGCACGCGCCTGGAGAAGGGTGAGAGCCGGAAGGCACTGATGCAGGAGTACAATGTGGGCATGTCCACCCTCTACGACATCAGGGCCCACAAGGCGCAGCTGCTCCGGTTCTTTGCCAGCTCGGACTCCAACAAGGCGCTGGAGCAGCGGCGCACGCTGCACACGCCCAAGCTGGAGCACCTGGACCGCGTCCTGTACGAGTGGTTCCTGGGGAAGCGCTCCGAGGGCGTCCCCGTGTCAGGCCCCATGCTCATCGAGAAGGCCAAGGACTTCTACGAGCAGATGCAGCTCACTGAGCCCTGCGTGTTCTCCGGAGGGTGGCTTTGGCGCTTTAAGGCCAGACACGGCATTAAAAAGCTAGATGCGTCCAGTGAAAAGCAGTCAGCCGACCACCAGGCCGCGGAGCAGTTCTGTGCGTTTTTCAGGAGCTTGGCTGCTGAGCACGGGCTGTCCGCCGAGCAGGTTTACAACGCTGACGAGACCGGCCTTTTCTGGCGGTGCCTGCCAAATCCCACTCCGGAAGGCGgggctgtgcctggccccaagcaGGGCAAGGACCGGCTGACCGTGCTGATGTGTGCCAACGCCACGGGCTCCCACAGGCTCAAGCCCTTGGCCATCGGGAAGTGCAGCGGTCCCAGGGCTTTCAAAGGCATCCAGCACCTGCCCGTCGCCTATAAGGCCCAGGGGAACGCCTGGGTGGACAAGGAGATTTTTTCTGATTGGTTCCATCATATCTTTGTGCCCTCGGTGAGAGAGCACTTCAGAACCATAGGTTTGCCGGAAGACAGCAAAGCCGTTCTCTTGCTGGACAGCTCCCGGGCTCACCCGCAGGAGGCCGAGCTGGTGTCCAGTAACGTTTTCACCATCTTCCTGCCTGCCAGCGTGGCCTCAttggtgcagcccatggagcaggGCATTCGGAGAGATTTCATGAGGAACTTCATTAACCCTCCGGCCCCCCTGCAGGGCCCCCACGCCCGCTACAACATGAACGATGCCATATTCAGCGTGGCCTGTGCCTGGAACGCAGTCCCTAGCCACGTCTTCAGGCGGGCCTGGAGGAAGCTGTGGCCGTCGGTTGCGTTTGCCGAAGGCTCCTCCtctgaggaggaggtggaggcagagtgCTTCCCAGTGAAGCCCCACAACAAGTCCTTTGCACACATCCTGGAGCTTGTGAAGGAAGGCTCCTCCTGCCCGGGACAGCTTCGCCAGCGCCAGGCTGCCAGCTGGGGGGTAGCGGGAAGGGAGGCAGAAGGGGGACGGCCCCCTGCTGCCACGTCGCCAGCAGAGGTTGTGTGGAGTTCAGAAAAGACTCCGAAAGCTGACCAGGACGGCGGAGGAGATCCTGGTGAGGGCGAGGAGGTGGCCTGGGAGCAGGCGGCCGTGGCCTTTGACGCAGTCCTGTGCTTTGCAGAGCGGCAGCCATGCTTCAGTACGCAGGAAGTGGGGCAGCTGCGGGCGCTGCGTGCCGTGTTCCGGAGCCAGCAGCAGGTGAGGAGGCGGCGTGGTGCCCTCAGGGCTGTGGTCAAGGTTGAAGCCCTCCAGGAGGGCCCTGGTGGCTGTGGGGCCACAGCTCAGTCTCCCTTGCCCTGCTCATCCACAGCAGGTGACAACTGA
- the JRK gene encoding jerky protein homolog isoform X3, with the protein MASKPAAGKSRGEKRKRVVLTLKEKIDICTRLEKGESRKALMQEYNVGMSTLYDIRAHKAQLLRFFASSDSNKALEQRRTLHTPKLEHLDRVLYEWFLGKRSEGVPVSGPMLIEKAKDFYEQMQLTEPCVFSGGWLWRFKARHGIKKLDASSEKQSADHQAAEQFCAFFRSLAAEHGLSAEQVYNADETGLFWRCLPNPTPEGGAVPGPKQGKDRLTVLMCANATGSHRLKPLAIGKCSGPRAFKGIQHLPVAYKAQGNAWVDKEIFSDWFHHIFVPSVREHFRTIGLPEDSKAVLLLDSSRAHPQEAELVSSNVFTIFLPASVASLVQPMEQGIRRDFMRNFINPPAPLQGPHARYNMNDAIFSVACAWNAVPSHVFRRAWRKLWPSVAFAEGSSSEEEVEAECFPVKPHNKSFAHILELVKEGSSCPGQLRQRQAASWGVAGREAEGGRPPAATSPAEVVWSSEKTPKADQDGGGDPGEGEEVAWEQAAVAFDAVLCFAERQPCFSTQEVGQLRALRAVFRSQQQDGGEQSSA; encoded by the exons ATGGCCTCCAAGCCGGCTGCCGGGAAGAGCAGAGGGGAGAAGCGGAAGAGGGTGGTGCTGACACTGAAGGAGAAGATTGACATCTGCACGCGCCTGGAGAAGGGTGAGAGCCGGAAGGCACTGATGCAGGAGTACAATGTGGGCATGTCCACCCTCTACGACATCAGGGCCCACAAGGCGCAGCTGCTCCGGTTCTTTGCCAGCTCGGACTCCAACAAGGCGCTGGAGCAGCGGCGCACGCTGCACACGCCCAAGCTGGAGCACCTGGACCGCGTCCTGTACGAGTGGTTCCTGGGGAAGCGCTCCGAGGGCGTCCCCGTGTCAGGCCCCATGCTCATCGAGAAGGCCAAGGACTTCTACGAGCAGATGCAGCTCACTGAGCCCTGCGTGTTCTCCGGAGGGTGGCTTTGGCGCTTTAAGGCCAGACACGGCATTAAAAAGCTAGATGCGTCCAGTGAAAAGCAGTCAGCCGACCACCAGGCCGCGGAGCAGTTCTGTGCGTTTTTCAGGAGCTTGGCTGCTGAGCACGGGCTGTCCGCCGAGCAGGTTTACAACGCTGACGAGACCGGCCTTTTCTGGCGGTGCCTGCCAAATCCCACTCCGGAAGGCGgggctgtgcctggccccaagcaGGGCAAGGACCGGCTGACCGTGCTGATGTGTGCCAACGCCACGGGCTCCCACAGGCTCAAGCCCTTGGCCATCGGGAAGTGCAGCGGTCCCAGGGCTTTCAAAGGCATCCAGCACCTGCCCGTCGCCTATAAGGCCCAGGGGAACGCCTGGGTGGACAAGGAGATTTTTTCTGATTGGTTCCATCATATCTTTGTGCCCTCGGTGAGAGAGCACTTCAGAACCATAGGTTTGCCGGAAGACAGCAAAGCCGTTCTCTTGCTGGACAGCTCCCGGGCTCACCCGCAGGAGGCCGAGCTGGTGTCCAGTAACGTTTTCACCATCTTCCTGCCTGCCAGCGTGGCCTCAttggtgcagcccatggagcaggGCATTCGGAGAGATTTCATGAGGAACTTCATTAACCCTCCGGCCCCCCTGCAGGGCCCCCACGCCCGCTACAACATGAACGATGCCATATTCAGCGTGGCCTGTGCCTGGAACGCAGTCCCTAGCCACGTCTTCAGGCGGGCCTGGAGGAAGCTGTGGCCGTCGGTTGCGTTTGCCGAAGGCTCCTCCtctgaggaggaggtggaggcagagtgCTTCCCAGTGAAGCCCCACAACAAGTCCTTTGCACACATCCTGGAGCTTGTGAAGGAAGGCTCCTCCTGCCCGGGACAGCTTCGCCAGCGCCAGGCTGCCAGCTGGGGGGTAGCGGGAAGGGAGGCAGAAGGGGGACGGCCCCCTGCTGCCACGTCGCCAGCAGAGGTTGTGTGGAGTTCAGAAAAGACTCCGAAAGCTGACCAGGACGGCGGAGGAGATCCTGGTGAGGGCGAGGAGGTGGCCTGGGAGCAGGCGGCCGTGGCCTTTGACGCAGTCCTGTGCTTTGCAGAGCGGCAGCCATGCTTCAGTACGCAGGAAGTGGGGCAGCTGCGGGCGCTGCGTGCCGTGTTCCGGAGCCAGCAGCAG gatggtGGAGAGCAGTCTTCAGCCTGA
- the PSCA gene encoding prostate stem cell antigen, whose amino-acid sequence MKAVLLALLMAGLALQPGTALLCYSCKAQVSNEDCLQVENCTQLGEQCWTARIRAVGLLTVISKGCSLNCVDDSQDYYVGKKNITCCDTDLCNASGAHALQPAAAILALLPALGLLLWGPGQL is encoded by the exons ATGAAGGCTGTGCTGCTTGCCCTGTTGATGGCAGGCTTGGCCCTGCAGCCAG GCACTGCCCTGCTGTGCTACTCCTGCAAAGCCCAGGTGAGCAACGAGGACTGCCTGCAGGTGGAGAACTGCACCCAGCTGGGGGAGCAGTGCTGGACCGCGCGCATCC GCGCAGTTGGCCTCCTGACCGTCATCAGCAAAGGCTGCAGCTTGAACTGCGTGGATGACTCACAGGACTACTACGTGGGCAAGAAGAACATCACGTGCTGTGACACCGACTTGTGCAACGCCAGCGGGGCCCATGCCCTGCAGCCGGCTGCCGCCATCCTTGCGCTGCTCCCTGCACTCGGCCTGCTGCTCTGGGGACCCGGCCAGCTATAG